In Methylomagnum ishizawai, one DNA window encodes the following:
- the terL gene encoding phage terminase large subunit — MSAPARARNRMMEAAVREARRRLRDGARERNLLARISPPQRQYLESRADIVIFGGAAGGGKTFSLLADPVRHRDVKGFRALVFRRTFPEINLPGGLWEASESMYRDLGGLPSYGAKSWSWPSGASIKFTHMQREADKFNYLGAEITMIGFDQLELFTESMFFYMLNRNRSLCGVKPYLRATCNPDPDCWVAGFIAWWIDPDTGFPLYGRSGVVRWFYRAGDAVRWYGSREEAEAAHPDLAAEGPPFSVTFIPAKLDDNRVLLEKDPAYRSKLMAMDRVSRGRLLDGNWKVRATAGSYFDRAEVERVDGLPGDMDAWTWVRAWDLAATEPNQENPDPSWTAGILMGYRAGDRKVLIAGLEHVRKRAGRVKSLVLDTAWSDGHTVRVTVPKDPGQAGKGQAEDFVAMLAGEGFMVAARPPGKAKEVRARPFAAHWQHGHVQVLAAPWNDEFFAEMERFPSGAHDDIVDACSDAYAELASEGRGFFDLLAEESH; from the coding sequence ATGAGCGCCCCGGCCCGCGCCCGGAACCGGATGATGGAGGCCGCGGTGCGCGAGGCCCGGCGGCGGCTCCGGGATGGCGCGCGGGAACGGAACCTGCTGGCGCGGATATCGCCGCCGCAACGGCAATACCTGGAATCCCGGGCCGACATCGTGATCTTCGGCGGGGCCGCCGGGGGCGGAAAGACCTTCTCCCTGCTGGCCGACCCGGTGCGGCACCGCGACGTGAAGGGCTTCCGCGCCCTGGTGTTCCGCCGCACCTTCCCCGAGATCAACCTGCCGGGCGGCCTGTGGGAGGCGTCGGAATCCATGTACCGCGACCTGGGCGGCCTCCCGTCCTACGGCGCGAAGTCGTGGTCCTGGCCCAGCGGCGCGTCGATCAAGTTCACCCACATGCAGCGGGAGGCCGACAAGTTCAACTACCTGGGCGCGGAAATCACGATGATCGGGTTCGACCAGCTCGAACTGTTCACCGAGTCCATGTTCTTCTACATGCTCAACCGCAACCGCTCGCTCTGCGGCGTGAAGCCCTACCTGCGGGCGACCTGCAACCCCGACCCGGATTGCTGGGTGGCCGGGTTCATCGCGTGGTGGATCGACCCGGACACCGGGTTCCCGCTCTACGGACGCTCGGGGGTGGTGCGCTGGTTCTACCGGGCCGGGGACGCCGTCCGCTGGTACGGCAGCCGCGAGGAGGCCGAGGCCGCCCACCCGGACCTCGCCGCCGAAGGCCCGCCGTTCAGCGTGACCTTCATCCCGGCCAAGCTGGACGACAACCGGGTGTTGCTGGAGAAAGACCCGGCCTACCGTTCCAAGCTGATGGCGATGGACCGGGTCAGCCGCGGCCGGCTGCTGGACGGGAACTGGAAGGTGCGGGCCACGGCGGGCAGCTATTTCGACCGGGCCGAGGTGGAGAGGGTGGACGGCCTGCCCGGCGACATGGACGCCTGGACCTGGGTGCGGGCCTGGGACTTGGCCGCGACCGAGCCGAACCAAGAGAACCCCGACCCGTCATGGACGGCGGGCATCTTGATGGGCTACCGGGCCGGGGACCGCAAAGTCCTGATCGCCGGCCTGGAGCATGTGCGGAAGCGGGCGGGCCGGGTGAAAAGCCTGGTGCTGGATACCGCGTGGTCGGACGGGCATACCGTCCGCGTCACCGTGCCGAAAGACCCCGGACAGGCGGGCAAGGGGCAGGCCGAGGATTTCGTGGCCATGCTGGCCGGGGAAGGGTTCATGGTCGCGGCCCGTCCGCCCGGCAAGGCCAAGGAGGTCCGGGCGAGGCCGTTCGCCGCCCACTGGCAGCACGGCCACGTCCAGGTGCTGGCCGCCCCCTGGAACGACGAATTCTTCGCCGAGATGGAACGCTTCCCCTCGGGCGCCCACGACGACATCGTGGACGCCTGTTCCGACGCCTACGCCGAACTCGCCAGCGAAGGCCGCGGCTTTTTCGACCTCCTCGCCGAGGAATCCCACTGA